The Desulfosporosinus acidiphilus SJ4 genome has a window encoding:
- a CDS encoding LysR family transcriptional regulator, whose amino-acid sequence MDWHQLKYFQILASICNFSKAAEELTLSQSALSRTISRLEEEIGVPLFERKSRGVVLNRYGELFLEHVNRALGEIDEAKKKIDHMVDPMHGTLSLGFIQPLGSSFIPELIGKFQNEAPGIQFHLTQDTSNQILNQLESAKVDVAFCTLQQPFKDFSSLHIMTLELYLIVAKDHRLANVEQIDLSELANDPFVLYKPQTALRDIVEKLCNNAGFQPKMSFEAFDERTVAGLVGAKFGVALIPLFPGIDLKKVSLIGVRNPRCTLSIHMIWRSQGYSSPALTRFKSFIKDSSK is encoded by the coding sequence ATGGACTGGCATCAACTCAAATATTTTCAAATCCTAGCTAGCATCTGTAACTTTTCAAAAGCTGCAGAAGAATTAACTCTCTCACAATCTGCCCTAAGCCGAACAATCTCCCGGCTCGAGGAAGAAATCGGAGTTCCATTGTTTGAAAGAAAAAGTCGTGGTGTCGTTTTAAATCGCTACGGAGAACTTTTTCTTGAACATGTCAATCGGGCACTGGGGGAAATAGATGAGGCAAAGAAAAAAATCGACCATATGGTCGATCCCATGCATGGTACGCTTTCACTTGGCTTTATTCAACCGCTCGGATCAAGTTTTATCCCGGAATTAATCGGTAAGTTTCAAAATGAAGCACCCGGAATTCAATTTCATTTAACTCAAGATACCTCCAATCAAATACTGAATCAGCTGGAATCAGCTAAAGTTGACGTGGCCTTCTGCACACTACAGCAACCGTTTAAAGACTTTAGCTCGTTACATATAATGACGCTGGAGCTATACTTAATAGTTGCTAAAGATCACAGGCTGGCAAACGTTGAGCAGATTGATTTGAGCGAATTGGCAAATGATCCCTTTGTTCTTTATAAACCTCAAACTGCACTTCGTGATATCGTTGAGAAACTGTGCAATAATGCCGGTTTCCAGCCCAAAATGTCGTTCGAGGCCTTTGATGAAAGAACAGTAGCCGGGCTTGTCGGTGCTAAATTTGGCGTTGCTCTGATTCCGCTCTTTCCGGGGATTGATCTGAAAAAGGTTTCACTCATTGGAGTGCGTAATCCAAGATGTACTCTTAGCATTCACATGATCTGGAGATCTCAGGGGTATTCGTCACCTGCGCTAACTCGATTTAAGTCCTTTATCAAAGATTCGTCAAAATGA
- a CDS encoding ABC transporter substrate-binding protein encodes MKRLIIIFSVLLLGLSIVISGCGTQNGLTKVKLSEVTHSVFYAPQYVAMTQGFFKEEGLDIELSNGQGADKVMTGVLSGEEDIGFAGPEASVYVYNEGKEDNSVVFAQLTNGDGTFLMGRKPDPGFKWSDLKGKTIIGGRKGGMPAIVLQYVLGKNGLTPGRDVNIDTTIQFAAMPGAFLGGKGDYVIIFEPTASVMEKEGKSFIVASLGKESGEVPYTAYFSRKSYIEKNPNVIQKFTNAIYKGQIWVEKHSPEEIAKAIKPQFPDENEEILTSSIKRYKEQNTYKKNPVLQEKDFYLLQQIIKDAGELKQIAPYEKVVNTKFAETAIKAIK; translated from the coding sequence ATGAAACGATTAATTATAATATTTAGTGTCTTACTTTTGGGACTTTCTATAGTGATCTCCGGCTGTGGCACTCAAAACGGGCTAACAAAGGTCAAACTTTCTGAGGTGACTCATTCTGTTTTTTATGCCCCCCAGTATGTTGCTATGACTCAGGGCTTTTTTAAGGAAGAAGGGTTGGATATCGAACTGTCAAACGGTCAGGGAGCGGATAAGGTTATGACTGGGGTTCTATCTGGGGAAGAGGACATCGGTTTTGCCGGACCTGAGGCTAGTGTGTATGTCTATAATGAAGGCAAAGAAGATAATAGTGTTGTGTTTGCTCAACTTACCAATGGAGATGGGACGTTCCTGATGGGCAGAAAGCCTGATCCCGGTTTCAAATGGAGTGATCTGAAAGGAAAAACCATTATAGGCGGACGCAAGGGCGGAATGCCGGCTATTGTTCTCCAGTATGTTTTGGGTAAAAACGGTCTTACCCCAGGTCGAGATGTTAACATTGACACAACGATACAATTTGCGGCAATGCCAGGGGCCTTTCTGGGAGGCAAAGGGGATTATGTAATTATTTTTGAGCCCACGGCATCCGTCATGGAGAAAGAAGGCAAATCCTTTATTGTAGCTTCTTTAGGCAAGGAGAGCGGCGAAGTTCCGTATACAGCCTATTTTTCCAGGAAGAGTTATATTGAGAAAAATCCAAATGTCATTCAAAAATTCACAAACGCCATCTATAAGGGTCAGATCTGGGTTGAAAAACATTCTCCCGAAGAGATCGCCAAGGCTATCAAGCCCCAATTCCCGGATGAGAATGAGGAGATTTTGACCAGTTCTATTAAACGCTATAAAGAACAGAACACTTATAAGAAAAATCCTGTTCTTCAGGAAAAGGATTTTTACCTCCTGCAGCAGATTATTAAGGATGCTGGAGAACTTAAACAGATTGCTCCTTATGAAAAAGTGGTCAACACAAAATTCGCCGAGACTGCAATCAAGGCTATAAAATAA
- a CDS encoding ABC transporter ATP-binding protein — MKYQSLNGEITALKNIGFSVQDGEFVSIVGPSGCGKSTLLSIISGLLSPSSGTVWLNGEKVTGTSRKIGYMLQKDHLFNWRTIWQNVMLGLEIRKAVTQEAKERARILLKTYGLYEFKNRYPDQLSGGMRQRAALIRTLVTDPQILLLDEAFSALDYQTRLAVNDDIYSIIKKENRTAILVTHDISESISMADRIIVLSKRPGMVKNIHEIKLSCSSRTPLTCREAPEFRHYFQEIWKELDVHV, encoded by the coding sequence ATGAAATATCAATCCCTGAACGGGGAAATTACGGCTCTTAAAAACATTGGATTTTCGGTTCAGGATGGGGAATTTGTGAGCATTGTCGGTCCCAGCGGGTGTGGAAAATCAACACTCTTATCGATAATATCCGGCTTGCTCTCTCCTAGCTCAGGAACAGTGTGGCTAAATGGAGAAAAGGTCACGGGGACCTCGAGAAAAATTGGTTATATGCTGCAAAAGGATCATCTTTTCAATTGGCGAACCATTTGGCAAAATGTCATGCTTGGGTTGGAAATCCGCAAGGCTGTGACCCAAGAGGCTAAAGAGCGAGCCCGGATTCTTCTTAAAACCTACGGGCTCTATGAATTCAAAAACAGATACCCAGATCAGCTTTCCGGCGGGATGAGGCAGCGGGCGGCGCTGATCAGAACTCTAGTAACGGATCCGCAGATTCTGCTCCTGGATGAAGCGTTTTCCGCCCTGGATTATCAGACTCGGCTCGCCGTCAATGATGATATCTATTCCATTATCAAAAAGGAAAATAGAACCGCTATTTTGGTTACCCATGATATTTCAGAAAGTATCAGTATGGCCGATCGGATTATTGTTCTTTCCAAAAGACCTGGAATGGTTAAGAACATCCATGAGATTAAGTTAAGCTGCAGCAGCCGGACTCCTTTAACTTGCAGGGAAGCCCCTGAATTTCGGCACTATTTTCAGGAGATATGGAAGGAGCTGGATGTTCATGTTTAA
- a CDS encoding MFS transporter codes for MKEKLWTKDYLSITTLSFFIFLAFYVLLTALPLYLVGTLHAGADKVGLLVTLFLGAAIIIRPFAGRWVSNGAQKQILVYSAVAFFIGTLLYPFVAKNIWALLLLRVFHGMTFGVITTAKGTICAELIPASRRGEGLSYFSLAMSLAMVFGPFIGLKFAAINAYNSAFITCMVISVVTIVLAVIIKVPDTDDATKTLSEKSKFSWNDLFDKKAAPFALATFILACAYSGISAFLALYMKGLGLASLASSFFLIYAGLIMISRPFTGRWSDRLGSKIIVYPCFVIFAIGMFLLSQSHASYLFLIAGALIGIGYGSVTPILQTQTISSVEPHRVGIANSLFFNSMDAGMAIGAYALGIMASGSGYRSIYVAGVVLIIVTGLQYLVLTHKKEILEIQAELTSELVGK; via the coding sequence ATGAAAGAAAAATTATGGACGAAGGATTACTTAAGTATAACGACTCTCAGTTTTTTTATTTTCCTGGCTTTTTATGTGTTATTAACCGCTCTCCCTTTATATTTGGTGGGTACACTCCATGCAGGCGCAGACAAAGTAGGACTGTTGGTGACACTGTTCTTGGGGGCAGCTATCATTATTCGGCCTTTTGCAGGTCGATGGGTGAGTAACGGCGCACAAAAGCAAATCCTTGTTTATTCCGCAGTGGCCTTTTTCATAGGAACGTTGCTTTATCCCTTTGTAGCAAAGAATATTTGGGCGTTACTTCTGCTGCGGGTTTTTCACGGGATGACGTTCGGTGTTATTACTACAGCAAAAGGTACCATTTGCGCAGAACTCATTCCAGCTTCACGGCGAGGAGAGGGATTAAGCTATTTTTCCCTAGCAATGAGCTTAGCGATGGTATTTGGTCCATTTATTGGTCTGAAATTCGCCGCTATCAATGCTTACAACAGTGCTTTTATTACGTGTATGGTTATATCTGTGGTGACGATTGTTCTGGCTGTAATTATCAAAGTTCCGGACACAGATGACGCAACAAAAACACTTTCAGAGAAAAGTAAATTTTCATGGAATGACTTGTTTGATAAGAAAGCCGCCCCTTTTGCTTTAGCGACATTTATTTTAGCCTGTGCTTATTCGGGTATTTCTGCCTTTTTAGCTCTATACATGAAGGGTTTAGGTTTAGCGTCTTTGGCTAGTTCATTCTTCCTGATCTACGCCGGATTAATTATGATTTCCCGCCCGTTTACTGGACGTTGGTCAGACCGATTGGGGTCAAAAATTATTGTTTATCCTTGCTTTGTTATCTTCGCGATAGGAATGTTCTTGTTGAGTCAATCCCACGCAAGTTACTTATTCCTAATCGCCGGCGCTTTGATTGGTATCGGTTATGGCTCAGTCACGCCAATTTTACAAACTCAAACTATCAGTTCAGTAGAACCACACCGGGTTGGTATAGCAAACTCCTTATTCTTTAATTCGATGGATGCCGGTATGGCAATCGGCGCCTATGCCCTAGGGATCATGGCCAGCGGTTCGGGATATCGATCCATTTATGTAGCCGGAGTGGTACTGATTATCGTCACTGGACTTCAATATTTAGTACTTACTCACAAGAAAGAAATTCTTGAGATCCAGGCCGAGCTTACTAGTGAACTTGTAGGCAAATAG
- a CDS encoding EFR1 family ferrodoxin (N-terminal region resembles flavodoxins. C-terminal ferrodoxin region binds two 4Fe-4S clusters.), producing the protein MILLTKSDSNCNENSQFTRSTIFYYTGTGNSLWLARTLAGKIGNAELISMVDWDIQKQTIHSSAIGLIFPVHIWGVPRRVLSFLDKLKTISPDYIFAIANNAGQVSNTLVQLKKVMESKDLTLSSGWSIIMPSNYIPWGGPGSLDKQNERFQAAQLKLSLIAEKVQSRVKMPVEKGPLWQRVVFTGLYKVTFPYVHKMDVKFWVDNHCNQCSICLNICPTHNIDIRNGKLTWHNHCEQCLACIQWCPKESLQYGKKTPAYPRYHNPEVKLKDLMNNKSISSLERG; encoded by the coding sequence GTGATTTTATTGACAAAATCAGATTCGAATTGCAACGAAAACAGTCAATTCACACGGTCTACCATTTTTTATTATACCGGAACCGGCAATTCCTTGTGGTTAGCACGAACTCTTGCAGGCAAGATAGGCAATGCCGAGCTTATCTCCATGGTAGATTGGGATATACAAAAACAAACGATCCATTCATCTGCAATAGGTTTGATTTTTCCAGTACATATTTGGGGCGTACCCCGACGGGTTTTATCCTTTCTGGATAAGTTGAAGACTATTTCACCTGACTATATTTTTGCTATTGCTAATAATGCCGGTCAAGTCTCTAATACGTTGGTACAGCTAAAAAAGGTAATGGAATCAAAGGATTTAACATTATCCAGCGGCTGGTCAATTATCATGCCTTCTAATTACATACCCTGGGGAGGTCCTGGTTCACTGGATAAACAAAATGAGCGCTTTCAAGCAGCTCAATTAAAGTTATCCTTAATTGCCGAGAAGGTTCAGAGCAGAGTCAAAATGCCGGTTGAAAAAGGTCCTTTGTGGCAAAGAGTTGTGTTTACTGGTTTATACAAAGTAACCTTTCCATACGTTCATAAAATGGACGTAAAATTCTGGGTCGACAACCACTGCAATCAATGTTCTATTTGCCTTAATATTTGCCCGACTCATAATATTGATATTCGTAACGGTAAACTAACTTGGCATAATCATTGTGAACAGTGTTTAGCATGTATACAGTGGTGCCCAAAAGAATCGTTGCAGTATGGGAAAAAGACACCTGCTTATCCAAGGTATCATAACCCAGAAGTTAAGTTAAAAGATTTAATGAACAATAAATCCATCTCGTCTTTGGAGAGGGGTTAA
- a CDS encoding PLP-dependent aminotransferase family protein: MMYINLDRNSTISLTRQIYSHIREAILNGTLKQFEKLPSTREMSHSLNVARNVVIESYEQLTAEGYIYTKNGAGTYVNDGIYFERTATLSSLINRKAIENRPNKNVISFRTGIPDLASIPIKKWGQLYKSITLSVSPLHMDYQSSKGEYELRYQLSMYLRRARGVNTYPENVLIINGAAQAFSLLSRLVSDDGYALVENPLSYGILHTLESNKVKIKTIPVDEFGMETAKLPNFPPELIFTTPSHQFPTGVILPIKRRIQMIQYARKHNSYIVEDDYDSEFRFDGSPIQSMQSLDPTRVIYVGTFSKTLMPSLRMGYMVLPDALCAQMEETKYVADLHSPILEQLTMAKFIEAGFFDMHIKKMRSIYLKRRNHLIKCLKNAFGDTVSISGAEAGMHLVATFKAINFNNLVMHNIEDNDLQIVPISKHYLLDETNKVLKHPYNDSLIFGYGNTNILSIDAGIKRLYTALSS, translated from the coding sequence ATGATGTATATTAATTTAGATCGAAACAGCACTATTTCTCTCACCAGACAAATCTATAGTCATATACGAGAAGCCATTTTGAATGGAACACTAAAGCAGTTTGAGAAACTTCCATCGACACGAGAAATGTCCCATTCTCTTAATGTAGCAAGAAATGTTGTTATTGAAAGCTATGAACAGCTTACCGCTGAAGGCTATATATATACTAAAAATGGGGCTGGAACATACGTCAACGATGGAATCTATTTTGAACGAACAGCCACCCTTTCTTCCCTAATTAATCGAAAGGCAATTGAAAACCGGCCTAATAAAAATGTCATTAGTTTTCGCACAGGAATCCCCGATTTAGCCTCTATTCCTATAAAAAAATGGGGGCAGCTCTATAAATCCATTACCTTGTCAGTATCACCCCTGCACATGGATTATCAAAGTTCTAAGGGCGAGTATGAGCTAAGATATCAGCTTTCAATGTATTTGCGGCGAGCACGCGGAGTAAATACCTATCCAGAGAATGTTCTCATAATAAATGGGGCTGCCCAAGCGTTTAGTTTGTTGAGTCGGCTTGTCTCAGACGATGGATACGCATTGGTAGAAAATCCCCTTAGCTATGGCATACTTCATACTTTAGAAAGTAATAAGGTGAAAATAAAAACAATTCCCGTTGATGAATTTGGAATGGAGACAGCAAAACTGCCTAATTTTCCACCTGAATTAATATTTACAACCCCAAGTCATCAGTTTCCAACTGGAGTAATTCTGCCAATCAAACGCAGGATTCAAATGATCCAGTACGCAAGAAAACATAACTCCTACATTGTTGAAGATGACTATGATAGTGAATTTCGATTTGATGGAAGTCCAATACAGTCCATGCAATCACTTGACCCAACGCGCGTAATTTATGTGGGGACATTTTCCAAAACACTTATGCCGTCATTGCGCATGGGATACATGGTATTGCCTGATGCTTTGTGTGCTCAAATGGAAGAAACTAAGTATGTAGCCGATTTACATTCTCCCATCCTTGAACAGCTTACTATGGCCAAATTTATTGAAGCAGGTTTTTTTGATATGCATATTAAGAAGATGAGAAGTATTTATTTAAAAAGGAGAAATCATTTGATCAAATGCCTTAAAAATGCGTTCGGTGATACAGTTTCAATTTCTGGAGCAGAAGCAGGAATGCACTTAGTAGCAACGTTTAAAGCCATAAATTTCAATAACTTAGTAATGCATAATATCGAAGACAATGATCTGCAAATTGTACCGATCAGTAAACATTATCTGCTTGATGAAACTAATAAGGTGCTTAAACACCCTTATAATGATTCTCTAATTTTTGGTTATGGAAACACAAATATTCTATCCATTGATGCTGGCATAAAGCGACTATATACAGCGTTATCATCGTAA
- a CDS encoding HAD family hydrolase encodes MSIDSIIFDLDGTLWNSIEGICEAWKTVLANYPNITKVITPEDMEGCMGLPMDEISKKLFPDLDKDFQSKLLEEFCEVEQLHLGEHGGVLFPKLEETLKKLSENYRLFIVSNCQDGYIQCFFKAHNLSKYFTDFECWGVTGLSKGENNKIIMKRNKLKKPIYVGDTNGDAESAKVAEIPFVYARYGFGNVEEYDYAIDRFEELLTLF; translated from the coding sequence ATGAGTATTGATAGTATTATTTTTGATTTAGATGGCACTCTTTGGAATTCAATAGAAGGAATTTGTGAGGCCTGGAAAACAGTATTAGCAAACTATCCAAACATAACAAAGGTTATAACTCCTGAAGATATGGAGGGATGCATGGGGCTACCAATGGATGAAATAAGCAAAAAATTATTTCCGGACTTAGATAAGGATTTTCAAAGTAAATTATTGGAAGAGTTCTGTGAAGTGGAACAATTACATCTTGGTGAACATGGTGGAGTTTTATTTCCAAAATTGGAAGAGACACTTAAAAAGTTATCAGAAAACTACAGGTTATTCATAGTTAGTAATTGTCAGGATGGCTACATACAATGTTTCTTTAAGGCGCATAATTTAAGTAAATATTTCACTGACTTTGAGTGCTGGGGTGTGACAGGACTATCAAAAGGGGAAAACAATAAAATCATAATGAAAAGAAATAAGCTTAAAAAGCCAATTTATGTTGGAGATACAAATGGAGATGCAGAGTCAGCAAAAGTTGCAGAAATTCCATTTGTATATGCAAGATACGGCTTTGGTAACGTTGAAGAATATGATTATGCTATCGATCGTTTTGAAGAATTATTAACTTTATTCTAA
- a CDS encoding LysE family translocator, which yields MSIYTFIVTSLIIILLPGTGVIYTISTGITKGKKASAIAALGCTAGILPHLMISIGFSSVLLRMSEQAFFVLKMAGVLYLFYLGVRMLLSKTKLDLGETIKEENPGTVIRRAILINLLNPKLTLFFFSFLPQYLSRNSQSYIRESFLLGIVFMLLTFIVFAGYGILAGSVKTIVAKSPKRLQGISQVFGIIFIVFAINLAASSL from the coding sequence ATGAGCATATACACATTTATAGTAACTTCATTAATCATAATTCTGCTTCCTGGAACCGGGGTTATTTACACAATCTCTACAGGCATAACAAAAGGTAAAAAGGCAAGTGCCATCGCTGCCCTAGGCTGTACAGCCGGTATTCTTCCTCATCTAATGATAAGTATAGGATTTTCATCAGTATTGTTAAGGATGAGTGAACAGGCCTTCTTTGTACTTAAAATGGCCGGTGTCTTGTATCTCTTTTATCTTGGAGTTAGGATGCTCCTATCAAAAACGAAATTAGATCTTGGTGAAACAATTAAAGAAGAAAACCCAGGGACTGTTATACGCAGAGCAATTCTAATTAATCTTTTAAATCCAAAACTTACGCTGTTCTTTTTCTCATTTTTGCCCCAATACCTTAGCCGCAACAGCCAGAGCTATATAAGAGAGAGTTTTCTGCTCGGCATCGTATTTATGCTGCTGACCTTTATCGTTTTTGCGGGCTATGGAATACTGGCAGGGTCAGTGAAAACTATTGTCGCAAAATCGCCCAAACGGTTGCAAGGTATTTCTCAGGTCTTTGGAATCATTTTCATTGTCTTTGCAATTAATCTGGCAGCTAGTTCTCTATAG
- a CDS encoding MFS transporter: MVYVSARKPETIVFIAAFSAFLATFNETFLNVAFSPIMDNLGVGVSTVQWLATAYMLGAAVMVPVSAFLYRSVPTKCLYLISVGLLVAGSVIGALAVNFPMLLVGRIVQAIGTGMLIPIGMNITLEVAQKRKLGTYMGIMGAMTTLGPSSSVIVAGVLLSFFNWHMLFWVFTALSAICFICGVCLLSNVAELTHPKLDLASTIQVGFALIGILYGVSTIFSGNILIALIAIVVGILCLIAFIARQNKLSEPLINLRPLSVKPFAIGVIINMISLVVIFAMNIVIPVFMQSALEASALDSSLTLFPAILLSCVVSPIAGRVYDRYGVKALLPLGFVLICVCTFALALAKNTGSPVLLAALYIPVICGSALIIGPVQSFALSFLTPELNPHGVTVMSTGFQIAGCIGSSLFSGVYSLSAAPSNGFTAASLLAAVFALGGFFLALYVRRLEKRKMVMAVVTRD; encoded by the coding sequence ATGGTCTATGTATCTGCACGCAAGCCTGAAACGATTGTGTTCATTGCGGCCTTTTCTGCCTTTCTGGCAACATTCAACGAAACTTTTCTGAATGTCGCTTTCTCCCCAATCATGGACAATCTGGGAGTGGGGGTCTCCACAGTTCAATGGCTCGCGACCGCCTACATGCTGGGAGCCGCGGTCATGGTTCCTGTGTCCGCTTTCTTGTATCGAAGCGTGCCGACGAAGTGTCTGTATCTGATTAGTGTTGGTTTGCTCGTGGCAGGAAGTGTAATCGGCGCCCTTGCTGTAAACTTTCCCATGCTGCTTGTGGGACGCATCGTCCAAGCAATAGGCACCGGCATGTTGATCCCCATCGGGATGAATATAACTTTGGAAGTTGCTCAGAAACGCAAGCTTGGGACTTATATGGGTATCATGGGCGCCATGACAACCCTGGGACCTTCGTCAAGCGTCATCGTGGCCGGTGTCCTGCTTTCCTTCTTTAATTGGCATATGCTGTTCTGGGTGTTCACAGCGTTGTCCGCAATTTGCTTCATCTGCGGAGTTTGCCTGCTCAGCAATGTCGCCGAACTTACGCATCCCAAACTCGATCTCGCTTCTACCATTCAGGTCGGTTTTGCCCTGATCGGCATCCTTTATGGTGTATCCACAATCTTTTCCGGCAACATTCTGATTGCCCTGATTGCGATCGTTGTGGGTATCCTCTGCCTGATTGCATTCATTGCACGTCAGAATAAACTTTCCGAGCCGCTCATTAACCTCAGACCACTGTCGGTCAAGCCGTTTGCAATTGGCGTAATTATTAACATGATTTCGCTTGTGGTCATTTTCGCCATGAACATCGTTATACCGGTATTTATGCAGAGTGCGCTCGAAGCATCGGCTCTTGACTCTTCCCTCACGCTCTTCCCTGCAATTCTGCTCTCCTGTGTGGTCTCCCCGATTGCGGGAAGAGTATATGATAGGTACGGTGTAAAGGCTCTTTTGCCTCTGGGGTTTGTTCTAATTTGTGTCTGTACCTTTGCACTGGCCCTTGCCAAAAATACGGGATCCCCTGTACTTCTTGCTGCCCTCTATATTCCCGTCATCTGTGGTTCGGCTCTAATTATCGGTCCTGTGCAGAGCTTTGCGCTTTCGTTTCTTACTCCGGAACTCAATCCTCATGGTGTTACAGTGATGAGCACTGGCTTCCAGATCGCGGGATGCATCGGATCTTCACTCTTCTCCGGAGTATACTCTCTGTCTGCTGCACCCAGCAACGGATTCACGGCCGCAAGCTTGCTTGCGGCGGTATTCGCTCTTGGCGGATTCTTCCTAGCTTTGTATGTAAGACGGCTAGAAAAGAGAAAAATGGTAATGGCAGTAGTTACAAGGGATTAA
- a CDS encoding ABC transporter permease — translation MFKDDEENIPAISQALTISLEHQEYLRRVRFGKISVRMTQVILLVLALVLWEIMADAKIIDPFITSQPSRIIKTIVQLYKEGVLFYHIGITCLETIVGFTLGTLLGTFLAVILWWSKFISEVAEPYLVIFNSLPKIALGPVFLVWIGAGPAAIIVMTLAISLIVTILEVLNGFWGIDQEKIKLVQTFGGNKFQVLTKVVLPASFPTIINALKINVGLSWVGVIVGEFLVSKAGLGYLIIYGGQVFRLDLVMTSVIILGVAAAIMYQGVVYLERLLVKNNDLKY, via the coding sequence ATGTTTAAAGATGATGAAGAGAACATTCCTGCCATTTCCCAAGCCTTAACCATTTCGTTGGAACATCAGGAATACTTACGTAGGGTGAGGTTTGGTAAAATCTCAGTTCGCATGACTCAGGTTATCCTCTTAGTTTTAGCCCTTGTCCTATGGGAAATTATGGCGGATGCTAAAATTATTGATCCCTTTATTACCAGCCAACCTTCAAGGATTATAAAAACAATTGTCCAGTTATATAAGGAGGGAGTGCTTTTTTATCATATCGGTATTACCTGTCTGGAAACTATCGTCGGTTTTACTTTAGGCACACTCCTGGGGACATTCCTGGCTGTCATACTGTGGTGGTCAAAATTTATATCCGAAGTGGCTGAACCGTATCTGGTTATCTTCAACAGTTTACCTAAGATCGCTCTTGGGCCCGTGTTTCTCGTCTGGATCGGAGCGGGTCCGGCAGCCATTATTGTCATGACTCTGGCGATTTCTCTTATTGTTACAATTTTAGAGGTTCTCAACGGGTTTTGGGGGATTGATCAAGAAAAGATCAAACTGGTTCAAACCTTTGGCGGGAACAAATTTCAGGTTCTGACAAAAGTAGTGCTCCCAGCTTCCTTCCCCACCATAATTAATGCTTTAAAGATTAACGTCGGTTTGTCTTGGGTTGGAGTAATCGTGGGAGAGTTCCTGGTTTCCAAAGCCGGGTTAGGTTACCTTATCATTTACGGAGGACAGGTTTTCAGGTTAGACCTGGTTATGACCAGTGTAATAATTCTTGGAGTAGCTGCCGCTATCATGTATCAGGGGGTGGTTTATCTTGAAAGATTGCTTGTAAAAAATAATGATCTCAAATATTAG